The following are encoded in a window of Amaranthus tricolor cultivar Red isolate AtriRed21 chromosome 2, ASM2621246v1, whole genome shotgun sequence genomic DNA:
- the LOC130805547 gene encoding uncharacterized protein LOC130805547 — translation MKNGHDNPQAILAKKIATLKRPIVVGKENPMLLVNWLRDMEKIFTANGTPDAQKVNPTTFYLRQDADTWLEIEGQTISNQPNFDWDSFNVVIRGRFFPEHIRRKKCSEFNRLNQGKFMSVKEYAQKFNEYAKFCPNMVPDEVSKAQKFEDGLAFRIQTRLGGSTSFTLVEAYSKACNMERILQKEEDVLGRIKRKDQSNADSQSNDKRPRFGDDKGNGRNNHHGEG, via the coding sequence ATGAAAAATGGACATGATAATCCCCAAGCTATCTTGGCTAAGAAGATTGCCACTTTAAAACGCCCTATCGTTGTTGGGAAAGAGAACCCTATGCTATTAGTGAATTGGCTACGTGACATGGAGAAAATCTTTACTGCAAATGGAACACCTGATGCTCAAAAGGTTAACCCAACCACGTTTTACCTACGTCAGGATGCCGACACATGGTTGGAAATTGAGGGACAAACCATTAGTAACCAACCAAACTTTGACTGGGATTCttttaatgttgttattagagGTCGATTCTTTCCTGAACACATTAGAAGAAAAAAGTGCAGTGAATTTAATAGGTTGAACCAAGGGAAGTTTATGAGTGTTAAGGAATATGCCCAAAAGTTTAATGAATATGCTAAGTTTTGCCCTAACATGGTCCCTGATGAAGTTTCTAAGGCACaaaaatttgaggatggttTAGCTTTCAGGATACAAACTAGGTTAGGAGGAAGTACTTCATTTACCCTTGTGGAGGCTTATTCTAAGGCTTGTAATATGGAGAGGATCTTACAAAAAGAAGAAGATGTTTTAGGTAGAATCAAGAGGAAAGACCAAAGTAATGCGGATAGTCAAAGTAATGATAAAAGACCTCGTTTTGGGGACGATAAGGGTAATGGTAGGAACAATCACCACGGAGAGGGATAA